CGAATCGAACTCTGGGACGAGGGAGTATGGCAGGAGTATAAGACAGCAACAGAAGAGAATAGTGGCGATATTGCAGAACGGCTCAGCACGTTTGGCGTCTAATGTATGATTCAGCATGAATCGGTCATGCTTAAAGAAGTTCAAGAATTCTTGGATGTTCATTCACAACAAGACTATATCGACTGTACGCTAGGGGGTGGTGGATATACCCGAGCAATACTTGAACAGAATGGTCCGCAAGGGAGAGTGCTTGCAATCGACGCAGATATTCAAACAACAGTTCGGACAAAAAAAGCATTAGCTGAATTTGGCAAGCGCCTTGTGGTCCAGTGCGGAAATTTCAAAAATGTTCATTCAATAGCTCAGACGACGGGGTTTGAAAAAGTGTCTGGCATTGTCTACGATTTAGGACTTTCGACAGATATACTTACATCAAGTGGCAGAGGATTTAGTTTTCTTGCCGATGAACCTCTTGATATGAGATTCTCAGCCGATAGTGGGTATACTGCCGCAGAGCTGATAGCAAGCCTTAAAGAACAAGAACTTGCAAACATACTTTGGCAATTTGGTGAAGAACGGTTCAGTAGGAGAATTGCAAAGGCTCTGTGCCAGGCAAGAAAAAAGGAACGTATAACAACCACAGCATTATTAACACGTGTGATCGAATCCGCAGTACCTGCAGGGTATCGGCATGGAAAGATTCATTGTGCAACGCGTACCTATCAAGCGCTTCGCATGGCAGTAAATGATGAACTACCCACAATTGAATCTTCATTGGCGCAGAGCTATGAGCTATTGCAGCCAGGCGGTCGGATAGTCGTTGTATCATTCCATTCTCTGGAAGATCGGGTAGTAAAAAATACATTCAAACAATTTCGGCAAAACAACAACGCACACA
The window above is part of the Patescibacteria group bacterium genome. Proteins encoded here:
- the rsmH gene encoding 16S rRNA (cytosine(1402)-N(4))-methyltransferase RsmH; the encoded protein is MIQHESVMLKEVQEFLDVHSQQDYIDCTLGGGGYTRAILEQNGPQGRVLAIDADIQTTVRTKKALAEFGKRLVVQCGNFKNVHSIAQTTGFEKVSGIVYDLGLSTDILTSSGRGFSFLADEPLDMRFSADSGYTAAELIASLKEQELANILWQFGEERFSRRIAKALCQARKKERITTTALLTRVIESAVPAGYRHGKIHCATRTYQALRMAVNDELPTIESSLAQSYELLQPGGRIVVVSFHSLEDRVVKNTFKQFRQNNNAHIITKKPIQPTYTEKRTNPKCRSAKLRCIQRGL